In Zingiber officinale cultivar Zhangliang chromosome 11B, Zo_v1.1, whole genome shotgun sequence, a single window of DNA contains:
- the LOC122033803 gene encoding probable xyloglucan endotransglucosylase/hydrolase protein 30: protein MDRRKLVLFLSLCLLVSVAVAFNVSTLTFDEGFTPLFGDERLVRSADGRRVRLHLDQYSGSGFISSSMYQYGLFSALMKLPADYTAGVVIAFYTSNGDVFERTHDELDFEFLGNVQGKEWRVQTNVYGNGSTSRGREERYFLPFDPTAGFHRYSIVWIDRNIIFYVDDVPIREVRRSEAMGGDYPSKPMSLYATIWDASSWATAGGTYKVDYAYAPFVAEYDGLALLGCRADPLREAPFDDDSCDDDDHATLAATGLGDMTADRLRSMLAFRERYMTYSFCYDALRYPTPFPDCRVVESERARFRETGHARPRPAPVQAQRRRVRRRRGGARAAAQY, encoded by the exons ATGGATCGCCGGAAGTTGGTCCTCTTTCTTTCGCTTTGCCTTCTCGTCTCCGTTGCCGTCGCGTTTAACGTGAGCACCCTCACGTTCGACGAGGGCTTCACGCCGCTGTTCGGCGATGAGCGGCTCGTCCGCTCCGCCGACGGCCGGAGAGTGCGCCTCCACCTGGATCAATATTCCG GATCGGGATTTATATCGTCGTCGATGTACCAGTATGGACTGTTCAGCGCGCTGATGAAGTTGCCGGCGGATTACACCGCCGGCGTGGTCATTGCTTTCTAT ACGTCGAACGGCGACGTGTTCGAGCGGACGCACGACGAGCTGGACTTCGAGTTTCTTGGGAACGTCCAGGGCAAGGAGTGGCGCGTCCAGACCAACGTCTACGGCAACGGCAGCACCAGCCGCGGCCGCGAGGAGCGCTACTTCCTCCCCTTCGACCCCACCGCCGGCTTCCACCGCTACTCcatcgtctggatcgatcggaacATCAT ATTTTACGTCGACGACGTCCCGATCAGGGAGGTCCGGCGGTCGGAGGCCATGGGCGGGGACTACCCGTCGAAGCCCATGTCGCTGTATGCCACCATCTGGGACGCCTCCAGCTGGGCCACCGCCGGCGGCACGTACAAGGTCGACTACGCCTACGCGCCCTTCGTCGCAGAGTACGACGGCCTCGCCCTCCTCGGCTGCCGCGCCGACCCGCTCCGTGAGGCGCCCTTCGACGACGACTCCTGCGACGACGACGACCACGCGACGCTCGCCGCCACCGGGCTCGGCGACATGACCGCCGACCGCCTCCGCTCCATGCTCGCCTTCCGCGAGCGCTACATGACGTACTCCTTCTGCTACGACGCGCTGCGCTACCCGACGCCCTTCCCGGACTGCCGCGTGGTGGAATCGGAGCGGGCGCGGTTCCGCGAGACCGGGCACGCTCGACCGCGGCCGGCTCCGGTCCAGGCGCAGCGACGCCGGGTCCGGCGCCGCAGAGGAGGAGCCAGGGCAGCAGCTCAGTACTGA
- the LOC122033804 gene encoding protein TOPLESS-RELATED PROTEIN 2-like produces MSPLKKDIVFMILKFLGEGKLKETVHMLEQECGFYFNMEHFEDLVQAGQWDEVERYLSGFTKVDDNQYSMKIFLEVRKQKYLEALESNDRTKAAEIFVKDLKVFYTYSEEIFKEVTMLLDPEKYSKNKQLSKCRHTKLARNIMFMELKKLIEANPLLNDKLNFPSFSSNRLEALVNQSLNWQHYLCKDPQPDPDIETLFTDHSCASSANGARPPPASNEPFFAPPSNSAAFRPSATHSPFQPVVSQPASAMAGWMANANPPLTQDAPVVHLPHFGQPSSFTSFLSNPRLHIPDAVHLMKRIHIGQPDEVSLSDATHQHTIFPKDGIPQIVIWTFNQGSDAMSLDFHPIHTRILLVGTNVGDITIWEVGSRERIAHKTFRVRDIDSCSLAFKTVLAKDASVTVKRCMWCPDGSILGVAFSKHLVQTYTFDLNRELHQMLEIDAHVGSVNDIAFSRPNNSLSIVTCGDDKTIKVWDTKTGQKQYIFEGHQAPVYSVCPHYKESIQFIFSTAIDGKIKVWIYDCLESKIDFDPPGHWCTRMQYSTDGTRLFSCGTSKDGETLLMEWNEGEGSIKRIYSGLRKNPSEVVQFDTTKNHFLVAGDDFAIKFWDLDNANILHSIVADGGLPLQASPKVKFNREGTLLAVTTNNCRIKILANADGQRIVMMNEGSRGPSQHISTNVKVDFKPPKF; encoded by the exons ATGTCTCCTTTAAAAAAGGATATAGTTTTCATGATACTAAAGTTTCTAGGTGAAGGGAAGTTAAAGGAAACAGTTCATAT GTTGGAACAGGAATGCGGGTTTTACTTCAACATGGAACATTTTGAAGATCTAGTTCAGGCAGGCCAGTGGGATGAAGTAGAACGATATCTCAGTGGTTTTACCAAAGTCGACGACAATCAATATTCGATGAAAATCTTCTTGGAGGTCAGAAAACAGAAGTACCTTGAAGCACTTGAAAG TAATGATAGGACTAAGGCCGCCGAGATATTTGTAAAAGATCTCAAGGTTTTTTATACCTACAGCGAGGAGATCTTCAAGGAGGTGACTATGTTGCTTGATCCGGAGAAATATAG TAAGAACAAGCAGCTATCCAAGTGCAGACATACAAAATTGGCACGCAACATAATGTTTATGGAGCTTAAGAAGCTTATCGAAGCTAATCCTTTACTTAATGACAAGTTAAACTTTCCATCATTTAGTTCTAATCGCTTAGAGGCCCTAGTCAACCAAAG TCTTAATTGGCAGCATTATCTTTGCAAGGATCCCCAACCTGACCCTGATATTGAAACACTCTTCACTGATCACTCTTGTGCTTCTTCTGCCAATGGTGCACGACCACCTCCTGCAAGCAATGAACCATTCTTTGCGCCTCCTTCCAACTCTGCAGCATTCCGACCGTCAGCCACTCATAGT CCGTTTCAACCAGTTGTTTCTCAACCTGCAAGTGCCATGGCCGGGTGGATGGCCAATGCTAACCCACCATTAACTCAGGATGCTCCTGTAGTACACCTACCACATTTTGGACAACCTTCCAGTTTCA CATCGTTTCTAAGTAACCCGAGGCTTCATATTCCAGATGCTGTACACTTGATGAAGAGAATTCACATAGGCCAACCAGATGAG GTATCACTCTCAGATGCAACTCATCAGCACACCATTTTTCCCAAGGATGGCATTCCCCAAATTGTCATATGGACTTTTAATCAGGGCTCTGACGCGATGAGCTTGGACTTTCATCCTATACATACTCGAATTCTTCTAG TTGGAACAAACGTCGGTGACATTACCATATGGGAAGTCGGATCGAGAGAAAGGATCGCACACAAGACTTTTCGAGTTAGGGATATTGATTCTTGTTCTTTGGCCTTCAAG ACAGTgcttgcaaaagatgcttcagTTACTGTCAAACGATGCATGTGGTGTCCTGATGGCTCCATTCTTG GTGTTGCATTCTCAAAGCATCTAGTCCAGACATATACTTTTGATTTAAATAGGGAATTGCATCAAATGCTGGAG ATTGATGCTCATGTTGGCAGTGTCAATGACATTGCATTTTCCCGTCCCAATAACAGTTTGTCAATTGTCACTTGTGGTGATGACAAGACAATTAAA GTTTGGGACACTAAAACAGGGCAAAAGCAGTACATATTTGAGGGGCATCAAGCCCCAGTTTACTCTGTCTGTCCTCATTATAAAGAGTCTATCCAG TTCATCTTCTCTACTGCAATTGATGGGAAAATCAAAGTATGGATTTATGATTGTTTGGAATCGAAAATTGACTTTGATCCTCCTGGACATTGGTGCACCAGAATGCAATATAGCACTGATGGAACAAG GCTTTTTTCGTGTGGAACGAGTAAAGATGGAGAAACACTTCTAATGGAGTGGAATGAGGGTGAGGGATCTATTAAAAGGATCTACTCTGGCTTGAGAAAAAATCCATCAGAAGTTGTCCAGTTCGACACAACTAAGAATCACTTCTTGGTTGCTGGAGATGATTTCGCGattaagttttgggacttggATAATGCTAATATCTTGCATTCTATTGTCGCAGACGGAGGACTTCCT TTGCAGGCAAGTCCAAAGGTGAAATTCAATAGGGAGGGCACACTTCTTGCGGTTACAACAAACAATTGTAGAATCAAAATCTTGGCGAACGCCGATGGACAAAGAATCGTAATGATGAACGAGGGATCGCGAGGCCCTTCTcaacacattagtacaaatgttaAGGTAGATTTCAAGCCACCTAAATTTTGA